A stretch of DNA from Dioscorea cayenensis subsp. rotundata cultivar TDr96_F1 chromosome 4, TDr96_F1_v2_PseudoChromosome.rev07_lg8_w22 25.fasta, whole genome shotgun sequence:
aaagacttcctaattttttctaataattttttttaacaaaatgaacaaatcaAGTGCagtaaattactaaaaaaaattaatcatttagtTCATACATAAACACCAATCACCTAACAAATACAGAAACTGAACTATAATCCGGTTCCCATAGCTGGGGGTTCATTTTTTGCAATATTATATCAGGCGTATTTCAAACACTATGCAATAAAATTctctataaaataatttttatcgtCGAGTCACTATTACTAGTATCACTAGACCAAAACCCGTTGATCCAGACTTCgataaatttaacaatttttcattgtctaaattatatatatagatttaattGCTATACAGGTCCAtgtaattatgtactttctgtctttttagtccttgcaatatttttagatacaattaatTCCTCATATTTAGTCAAGTTAGGTGATGTAGATGGgcaaatataaattacaagaaattaattgtacctaaaaatattaccgTGGACTTGAAcgacccaactcaaccaaatataaggatttaattatatctaaaaatattagaatgattaaaataaaaaataaaaaaatacacaattataaggACCTATACGAAaattaaaccatatatatatatatatatacacacaccaaTTAAAGTCACTCATGAAACTCACCCACCATCAAACAATGGCAACCtcgcttctcttcttcttcttcttctccttcgcttctctcttctcctcttcaATGGCTCTCTCCtgctcctccttctccttctccaacaATCGCACCTTCGTCTCCTGCTCATCTCTCCCTCATCTCAACGCCACCATCCACTGGACCTTCGATCCTTCAACCTCCTCCCTCTCCCTCGCCTTCACCGCCCCTCCCCCCTCTTCTTCCGGCTGGATCGCCTGGGCCATCAACCCTAATTCCCTAACCATGATCGGCTCTCAAGCCCTAATCGCCTTCAACGATCCCACCATCAAACCCCAAACTTTCAACATCACCGGCTACTCCCCAATCAAACCCTCCCCCATCGATTTCCCCACCTCCGATCTCCAATCCGAGTCCTCCTCCACCCACCTCACCCTCTTCGCCAAGCTCAAGCTCCCTCAAGGCTTGACCTCCATCAATCAAGTCTGGCAAGTCGGCACTTCCGTCACCTCCGGCTTGCCGGACAAGCACGAGATGTTGCCTGATAACTTGCAATCCATGTCCAAGCTTGATTTGACCAAAGGTCAGCGAGTCACCACTGCGACGTCGACGCCCACGTCGCCGGCGCCGGCACCGCCGTCTTCCGCTCCATCCGCCGCCGGTTCTCATCGTTTGTTATCGAAGGTTCGTGCCcgtgttcttttttttattgaattttttctcttttttatttatttattttgattcgTTAGGGCGCGCTTTTTTATTCCGTTGTTGTTATTTGCTAGATTTGGAacgtttctttttttaaaaacacaacgtcaatttaaataacataataaaaaagcatttaaatattttgttattattattatttgtatttttgtttcttgagtGTTAATTTTggctttaattatatttatttatttattttattattaaaatagtgGATTTTCTCCTGTGGCTATTGATCCAAGAAATTTGATGTGAGTTtgaagatttaattatttatttgatcttGAGATCGGGAAAGAATAGTTTaatgaaaattgataataatatatattaaagaaattaaattagttCAAATTGTGATgaatagtttaataaatttaaaataaaattaaagaataatatattttttttatttagttatttgatCTTTCTatcactccactatctcatgacggaaagaatatatttttaaaaataaatttaataaaattattttaatgaccAAAAAATTATCTCAATATATTTAAGAATTAAATCTGGCCAAAGTTTAGgaattttaaacaataacagtCTATGATCAAATTAACAAGGGATTAAACTTGAGTGCTTATAAAGTTATAGTTAATATTAAGTCaaactatttatatttgtatgatataataacaagattaaaaaaaaaaaaattgaatgatgtaTATATTAAGTGCTTGTAACATTCATGTCCATTGAAAAGGCTTGAATATATCAATCACACTTAAGTTCTTAGTAATTGATGATGATTGTGAAATCATGGATAGGATAAGAACAACAGCATCCAAATTTGAATGAGCTCCTTTTCTTTGTTAGAGTGATTGATGGCTACAAATTTCATTAacatttttaaacaattaattaatttgataaatgcACTGTTTTTGACAAAATTGAGTTTACTTGAGAGAAAATTTCTCTGGGCTTATATAAGACTTGGTGAAGACTAATTCATTAAATCAGAACTTTTCAAGTCAGATcaacatattaattaataatttaattatttttttctagaaaattaTTTTGACTCCATAATTCTTATATTTTGAAGGTTAATTTGGAAGTAGCTTACTCATTCCAAGTTAttcttcaattatatatatatatataagaaatattGGCATCAAAAAGTACAATGACATGTAATAAAGTgaagtgttttcattgaaaaatattggaacaaatgtatatataattatatataatagaatACGTCAACCGCAGGCAACAATGCTAAATGAAGAGAGCGACTCAGAGAGAtgagtagttttttttttttgttaatttaattaattttttctagaAAATTATTTTGACTCCATAATTCTTATACTTTGAAGGTTATTTTCAAAGTATCTTACTCATTCCAAATTAttcttcaattatatatatatataagtaatattGCCACCAAATGACATGTAATAAAGTCAAGTGTTTTCGTTGAAAAATATTggaaacaaatttatatatttataataaaatatgccTCTAAAAATAGCATTCATGTCTATTTTTCCTAAAAAgtaaattcttttaaatatatGCTGACTTATAAATAAAGTGTTATTGAAAATTTACATACAAACTTTTAAACTTTTAGAAattacatgcaaaaaaaaattgtagggTAGCATTCAcatgatttatgtattttaaaatcctagaaatataaaaataaataaaaaaaaattagaataaaagGTATTATTCAAATGGGTAACTTAGATGTGAGATCCGgtacaaacatgaaaaaaaagggTATATTTCCCCACGTAAAACATTACTTTATAGAATCAccctaaatatttaaatttcttatataaagttatattggatatcctttttcctttttaacatttttttaattataattatttataaagtgACTTACTAATTTTATTCtataatcaattattaattagagccactatacatatacatgcaaGAAACTCAAACTTGCAACGGTACGTGTAATAAGAGAAATTTATGAGGGTATATGTGCAATGCCAAGATCTTACACGGgtacatatttattaaaaaaaaaatcctacaaataataatcccacatcaaataatcataaaaaacttgccacatatatgtgtgtgtgtgtatatatatatcaccctACTAATAATCCTTGTAACAGAACATCATAGCAAAGGAAATATAGTATTGGTCAACATTCCCATGGCTTTcagcttaaaaaaattatatttaaaaaaaaaaaaggcacacAATATAagcaattttcatattttcccaACACACACACCAGAAAAAAAGCATGTTATCATCAATTGAAACATTATAAGCTACAACAAATAACACATCAACCTTATTCTGCACTTACACTATAACTCATCATGAAGACACCTCAaccaacatgaaaaaaatagagtCTGAAATAAGTAGAACTATCTTACCAACTCATAAGATGATCTTGCTTGGCTATATATTCGCAATTCTATGaatgttttaaataatagaTGAATTCTAACAGCATGAGAACCTGCttgaattttgttttgcttCGTCGGTACCATTGCTAGTGAGGCTCACCCGGTTGAGCGACAACTCGGCTTTATATGAATCAGAATTCAGCACTTTTCTGCTCACATTATCATAAATCTCTTTTATAACTATCTCAAATGCGGTCTTCACGTTTGTCGAATCTAATGCTGAAGTCTCCATAAAGAACAAACCTTCTTCCTCTGCAAGGGCTTTGCCTTCTTCCACAGACACAGATCTAATACTCTCTAGATCACATTTATTTCCAACAAGCATCCTTGCAACGGTGGTATCAGAATGAGCTGCAAATGAAGAATTTATATCTAATTCTTAGTGACTTGTCATGTCCGTAAACAAATATgtacaaaaaatttaattagcATATGCAATCGAAAACAGAAACAGTAAAGCACAAATTCTTGGGAGTTCAAATAActacaaataaacacaaataagcacataataatttgatttcagttgataaaactaaaacatatatGTAATAGAACCAGGTAAAATATGGGATGATGGCATAGGCCATATAAAATGTAGGGAAGGCAACATGTCGGATTCAGGGTGGGAGAAAACCCGTTCCCGAACTGCTATTAATAAGAATAATTATTATCttaagtaattttaattatatatatataatatcaggCGAGAGTAGGACTTAGAGCAAGGAGTCCCTCCCTAGTTTTACTTGACCGGAGATCCCCATCCTGAACCCAGCTCCAAAAGAAACACCAACATGAAAACGTGCAGATGTTAAAGATGGGGGATATTGAACCACATGGCAAatacaaatgtatatatataaaatgtatgAAATACCAACAGGTGGTATTAACAAGCATGAGAACGTAAAGGTTTGCGTAAACTAGTTTATGATTGTAAATAAAATGTTAACATAAGTCATTATGAGGACATCACATGAGTAAACCATAATGGAAGCACCTAAGTATAAATGTAGAGGATAGACAGTATGGATGAAGAAAACTGAACAAAACTCATTGGAAAGGAAATTTAAATTTGGAAAGTTAAAATGAAAAAG
This window harbors:
- the LOC120259252 gene encoding auxin-induced in root cultures protein 12-like, with the protein product MATSLLFFFFFSFASLFSSSMALSCSSFSFSNNRTFVSCSSLPHLNATIHWTFDPSTSSLSLAFTAPPPSSSGWIAWAINPNSLTMIGSQALIAFNDPTIKPQTFNITGYSPIKPSPIDFPTSDLQSESSSTHLTLFAKLKLPQGLTSINQVWQVGTSVTSGLPDKHEMLPDNLQSMSKLDLTKGQRVTTATSTPTSPAPAPPSSAPSAAGSHRLLSKVRARVLFFIEFFLFFIYLF